A single region of the Oenococcus kitaharae DSM 17330 genome encodes:
- a CDS encoding GntP family permease, whose translation MTVASVNWIGALIGLALAIVLILKKLNPVYSLLLGTVVGAIVGGASLSQTLAIVVSGTQSVMGTVVRVLAAGVLAGVMMESGAANTIARTIVAKFGANLAIFSLALATMIITAVGVFIPVAVLIVAPIAIEAGSRMHISKLALLVALSGGGKAGNIISPNPNTIAAAHGFNIGLSQLMVADFIPALSGLAMAVFLATVLRHRGKIASLSDLENNSADQNTAHEEPSFASAIVAPALAVVLLLIDPIASILHITFLEKFQVDAMYILPLAAVVGMVAMGMSKKILMFTKAGLARMTDVVLILIGAGAIGGLITSSSLPVMIVSLIRSLGISGTFLAPISGILMAAATASTSTGVILATGSFGKTILAFGTSPLAAAVMVHTGATVIDHLPQGNYFHVTANAMNMDLKERMHSVPYEALVGLTMTVVGSLLYGFL comes from the coding sequence ATGACAGTGGCTTCGGTAAATTGGATTGGTGCGTTGATTGGGCTGGCTTTGGCCATTGTCCTGATTTTAAAAAAACTCAATCCAGTATATTCGTTATTATTAGGAACGGTGGTGGGTGCCATCGTTGGCGGTGCCAGCTTATCACAGACATTAGCCATTGTTGTTTCCGGTACTCAAAGCGTAATGGGAACCGTAGTGCGTGTCCTAGCAGCTGGTGTCTTGGCGGGTGTCATGATGGAGTCGGGTGCTGCCAATACGATTGCGAGAACGATTGTTGCTAAGTTCGGTGCGAATTTAGCCATTTTTTCCTTAGCTTTAGCCACGATGATTATTACTGCTGTGGGTGTTTTTATTCCAGTGGCAGTTTTGATTGTTGCACCAATTGCAATTGAAGCTGGTAGCCGGATGCATATTTCTAAGCTGGCACTTTTGGTTGCTTTATCCGGCGGCGGCAAAGCTGGAAACATTATCTCGCCTAATCCGAATACGATTGCAGCTGCTCATGGATTTAATATTGGATTGAGTCAATTGATGGTTGCTGATTTTATCCCGGCTCTGTCTGGCTTGGCTATGGCGGTATTTTTAGCTACTGTACTTCGGCATCGTGGCAAAATCGCTTCACTATCAGATTTAGAGAACAATTCAGCAGATCAAAACACTGCTCATGAAGAACCTTCATTTGCTTCAGCGATTGTGGCGCCGGCTTTAGCTGTGGTATTGCTGCTGATTGACCCCATTGCGAGCATTCTGCATATTACTTTTTTGGAAAAATTCCAAGTTGATGCGATGTACATTCTGCCTTTAGCCGCTGTCGTTGGCATGGTAGCTATGGGAATGAGCAAAAAAATATTGATGTTTACTAAAGCTGGGTTAGCACGTATGACAGATGTCGTTTTAATTTTAATTGGTGCCGGTGCGATTGGCGGACTGATTACCAGCTCTAGCCTACCGGTTATGATTGTTTCACTGATTCGTTCATTAGGAATTTCTGGTACTTTCTTAGCACCGATTTCCGGGATTCTCATGGCTGCGGCCACTGCGTCAACTTCGACGGGCGTTATCTTAGCGACCGGTTCATTTGGCAAAACGATCCTTGCTTTCGGGACATCCCCGCTAGCGGCTGCTGTCATGGTCCACACGGGCGCAACAGTCATTGATCATTTGCCGCAGGGCAACTATTTTCATGTCACGGCCAACGCGATGAATATGGATCTTAAAGAGCGTATGCATTCAGTACCATACGAGGCTCTAGTCGGATTGACCATGACGGTAGTTGGCAGCCTGCTCTACGGGTTTCTATAA
- a CDS encoding glycerate kinase: MKIVIAPDSFKGSLTAKQAAESIHAGLLQALPQADYELIPMADGGEGTVQSLVDAKGGTFQNVDVLNPFGETVSARYGLIEHGKTAVIEMSAASGIQFIRENQTDPLAASSYGTGQLMLDAMHRGARELIIGIGGSATTDGGQGMAAALGVRFLNKQNQEIHLGGGGLGDLDHIDVSQIDSLVSDTHIRIASDVTNPLVGPNGSAFVFGPQKGANPQMVHLLDENLRHYAAIIQHDLGKKLADYPGAGAAGGLGAGLLAFTNAVMAKGIEIVVDTTDFKKCVENADFIITGEGSIDFQTQYGKTPIGVAQAAKAVSPQATVLALAGHVGEGIDPLYKLGIDAVFSILPGVQTLPEAIEKAASNLSRAAENIGRLIAETTMPPKGL, encoded by the coding sequence ATGAAAATTGTGATTGCACCGGATTCTTTTAAAGGCAGTTTAACAGCCAAACAAGCAGCAGAATCCATTCATGCTGGCCTACTTCAGGCATTGCCCCAAGCCGACTATGAGTTGATTCCGATGGCTGACGGTGGTGAAGGAACTGTGCAGTCTTTAGTTGATGCAAAAGGAGGCACCTTTCAAAATGTCGATGTTCTAAATCCTTTTGGAGAAACTGTTTCAGCTCGGTACGGCTTGATTGAACATGGTAAAACGGCCGTGATTGAAATGTCTGCAGCCAGCGGTATCCAATTTATTCGAGAAAATCAAACTGACCCTTTGGCGGCCAGCAGCTATGGAACTGGCCAGCTCATGCTGGATGCCATGCATCGCGGTGCTCGTGAACTCATTATCGGTATCGGAGGCAGTGCGACGACAGATGGCGGCCAAGGAATGGCAGCGGCTCTAGGTGTTCGTTTTTTAAATAAACAGAATCAAGAAATTCATCTTGGTGGAGGCGGCCTGGGTGACCTGGATCATATCGATGTTAGCCAGATTGACTCTTTGGTATCCGATACGCATATTCGCATTGCCTCAGACGTGACCAATCCTTTGGTCGGCCCGAATGGGTCAGCATTTGTTTTTGGTCCGCAAAAGGGCGCAAATCCGCAGATGGTACATCTTTTGGACGAAAATTTGCGTCATTACGCAGCAATTATCCAGCATGATTTAGGAAAGAAGCTGGCTGATTATCCCGGAGCTGGAGCAGCTGGCGGCTTAGGGGCTGGATTGTTGGCTTTTACGAATGCCGTCATGGCTAAAGGCATTGAAATTGTTGTTGACACAACTGATTTTAAAAAATGTGTTGAAAACGCGGACTTCATCATTACAGGTGAAGGCTCAATTGATTTTCAAACGCAATACGGCAAGACGCCAATCGGCGTTGCTCAAGCTGCAAAAGCTGTTTCACCACAGGCGACAGTTCTTGCTTTAGCTGGCCATGTTGGTGAAGGAATTGATCCATTATATAAGCTCGGTATTGATGCCGTTTTCAGCATTCTGCCAGGTGTTCAAACTTTGCCGGAGGCAATTGAGAAGGCGGCCAGCAACTTATCTCGGGCAGCTGAAAACATCGGCCGCTTGATAGCCGAAACAACGATGCCTCCAAAAGGATTATGA
- a CDS encoding phosphatidylglycerophosphatase A family protein: MISYSKLAQASIKELSKRSVALSDITTLTTEFLQTHYHFAADGKRLEEALSMVLKRDEVNDIILTALFMDESAETMSDENPLKARLARDANGHNVDEILAIGLAGQFGAAATVHYGWLDNEKPGLIGVLNDKTDSVNVYIDDILAALVAACAMSYLELTGGNHF, translated from the coding sequence ATGATTTCTTATTCAAAATTAGCCCAGGCAAGTATCAAAGAGTTATCAAAAAGAAGTGTCGCATTATCTGACATCACAACGCTGACGACTGAATTTTTGCAAACCCACTATCATTTTGCTGCCGATGGCAAACGGCTGGAAGAAGCTCTGTCGATGGTTTTAAAGCGCGATGAAGTTAATGATATTATTTTAACAGCTTTATTTATGGATGAGTCTGCTGAAACGATGTCCGATGAAAATCCACTCAAGGCACGTCTGGCACGGGATGCCAATGGGCATAATGTCGATGAGATTTTAGCGATTGGATTGGCTGGTCAATTTGGTGCCGCTGCAACAGTCCATTATGGCTGGCTGGATAATGAAAAACCCGGCCTGATCGGTGTTTTGAATGATAAAACTGATTCCGTCAATGTCTATATTGACGATATTCTGGCTGCACTTGTTGCAGCTTGTGCCATGAGCTATTTGGAGCTAACCGGCGGAAATCATTTCTAA
- the thiD gene encoding bifunctional hydroxymethylpyrimidine kinase/phosphomethylpyrimidine kinase, whose product MITNSFPQALTIAGSDSDGSAGVQADLHAFFSRHVYGSSVLIAAVAGNSYGIHASHSFPLDFIDAEFKALAEDFQIKAAKTGMLSDSSLIKNIVENYQRYHFGPLIVDPVITTKHGAKLLEDAAINTLREKLLPLALVATPNYSEAQVIVDFEFHDQADVAKAAAQIQKLGVKDVVIKGSHVYQGDQETVSDYVLLADGSHYLLSEKYVDTTHINGTGDTFSAIITAEIAKNKSVRDAIAIAKRVTYEAISNQIAVGHQFGPINHWAIK is encoded by the coding sequence ATGATTACTAATTCATTCCCACAAGCTTTGACGATTGCCGGCTCGGATTCCGATGGATCAGCAGGTGTGCAGGCAGATCTGCATGCCTTTTTTTCTCGGCATGTCTATGGCAGTTCGGTTTTAATTGCGGCTGTAGCAGGAAATTCTTATGGTATCCATGCCAGCCATAGTTTTCCTCTTGATTTTATTGATGCTGAATTCAAGGCTTTAGCTGAAGATTTTCAGATTAAAGCTGCTAAAACAGGCATGCTCTCAGATAGCAGCTTGATTAAAAATATCGTGGAAAATTATCAGCGTTATCATTTCGGTCCTTTGATTGTCGATCCGGTAATCACGACTAAGCACGGTGCAAAGCTTCTCGAAGACGCTGCGATTAATACATTAAGGGAAAAATTGCTTCCCTTAGCGTTGGTAGCGACGCCGAATTATTCAGAAGCCCAAGTCATTGTTGATTTTGAGTTTCACGACCAGGCAGACGTTGCTAAAGCGGCTGCTCAAATTCAAAAACTTGGTGTTAAAGACGTTGTTATAAAGGGATCGCATGTCTATCAAGGCGATCAGGAGACTGTTTCTGATTATGTCCTTTTAGCTGATGGCAGCCATTATCTACTATCTGAAAAATATGTCGACACCACACATATCAATGGGACTGGCGACACCTTTTCGGCGATTATCACAGCAGAAATTGCGAAAAATAAATCTGTGAGAGATGCGATCGCGATTGCCAAAAGGGTTACCTATGAGGCGATCAGCAATCAAATCGCTGTTGGCCATCAATTTGGGCCGATAAATCACTGGGCGATTAAGTAA
- a CDS encoding YitT family protein gives MDQLRNYLSKHAIAARGGAAILYGVLVAVAMNFFWKPGNIYSGGFNGLGQLVGFFFASSYLPLIILLINLPMVFLAIILISRRLAFFEISAIACSSIFIAIIIPPAKPLISDPLMCAVFGGAINGFATGFALKNGVATGGLDVLEIISKRFWNIKVFPINVAFNSFVMLGSGFQHGWSHAFYSIIGIVISAWITTIVYTQQQQMQVMIVTNNKDKMIEAIQSRLRRGITVVDDAQGGYLHDSKHVIFTVITLEERYELHLAIKQADPKAFASMWKVDHTFGNFYEKQV, from the coding sequence ATGGATCAGCTGAGAAACTACTTATCAAAACATGCGATCGCAGCCCGCGGCGGTGCTGCGATTCTGTATGGTGTCCTCGTTGCTGTTGCGATGAATTTTTTCTGGAAACCAGGGAACATTTATTCCGGCGGCTTTAATGGCCTTGGCCAGCTGGTTGGCTTTTTTTTCGCAAGCAGTTATCTGCCGCTGATTATTTTACTGATTAATCTGCCGATGGTGTTTCTGGCGATTATTTTGATTAGTCGTCGTTTAGCGTTTTTTGAAATTTCGGCAATTGCCTGTTCTTCAATCTTTATTGCGATTATCATACCGCCGGCAAAACCTTTGATTTCAGATCCTTTGATGTGCGCTGTTTTTGGCGGAGCCATCAATGGTTTCGCCACGGGATTTGCTTTAAAAAACGGTGTCGCCACCGGCGGCTTGGATGTGCTGGAAATTATCAGCAAACGTTTTTGGAATATTAAAGTGTTCCCGATTAATGTCGCCTTTAATTCCTTTGTCATGCTGGGATCTGGTTTTCAGCACGGCTGGAGTCATGCTTTTTATTCCATTATCGGTATCGTCATTTCTGCCTGGATTACCACGATTGTTTATACACAGCAGCAGCAGATGCAGGTCATGATCGTGACCAACAACAAAGACAAAATGATCGAAGCGATTCAATCTCGCTTGCGGCGTGGCATTACAGTGGTCGACGATGCTCAAGGCGGCTATCTGCACGATTCCAAGCACGTCATTTTCACAGTTATCACATTAGAGGAGCGTTACGAACTTCATTTGGCCATCAAACAGGCCGATCCGAAGGCTTTTGCATCCATGTGGAAAGTAGATCATACTTTTGGCAATTTTTATGAAAAACAGGTCTGA
- a CDS encoding cation-translocating P-type ATPase, whose protein sequence is MSENKFYDQSAKDVIKLLSSDKDQGLTAAAAADLLAKYGHNALNEAKRTTLLQKFINQFKDFMIAILAVAAVVAALTGEVVDAIFILLVVVLNAIFGVFQESKAEDAIEALKQMSTPNANVLRDGKVLSVPATDLVVGDIVLLEAGDIIPADLRLIDVSSLKIEEAALTGESVAVEKSAGVLRAKNPGLGDRHNMAFMNTNATYGRATGIVVATGMQTEVGHIANMLEQTEETATPLQMNLKQLGKTLTYLILVISLIVFVIGMLKGAENFINMLLTAISIAVAAIPEGLPAIVTITLALGTGRLAKKNALMRRLAAVETLGSTQIIGSDKTGTLTQNKMTVEKYVVDNQVYDAERSIEGDATAERLAVVMALNNDTKRTEEGLIGDPTETALITFNEKQNQDLDSLFDRMGRVAEIPFDSERKLMTTVNNHHGKYLITVKGAPDELLRRTSQIEIKGKIQPLTEENRQQLLEINHELAQQALRVLAFAFQNSDEVPGKMTSKLVEQNLVFAGFVAMIDPERPEVAQAVKEARQAGIRPIMITGDHRDTAAAIAIRLGILTKEQGPQAVITGAELDKISDEDFNDRVTQYSVYARVAPEHKVRIVHAWQKRDKIVAMTGDGVNDAPALKTADIGVAMGITGTEVSKGASDMVLADDNFATIVNAVKEGRTVFANIQKALQYLLSSNLAEVMTLFVMTIMGWNLFVPVMILWINLVTDTFPAIALGLEPTEPGIMQRPPRGKSSSFLSDGVGPAIVWQGIIQSLTVLSVYALAVAFPDHPGSQMLIHRDALTMSFMTLGLMQLVNAFNVKSVYQSILRVGPFKNKYFNGAILISLLSMAIVVLVPGLNGIFHVSDLNLHQWSIVLAASFSIIVVVEIVKLCQRKFFKKI, encoded by the coding sequence TTGTCTGAAAATAAATTTTATGATCAGTCCGCTAAAGATGTTATCAAGCTTTTATCATCTGATAAAGATCAAGGTTTGACGGCTGCGGCTGCGGCTGATCTCTTGGCTAAATACGGCCATAATGCGTTAAATGAAGCAAAGCGGACAACGCTGCTGCAGAAATTCATTAACCAGTTCAAAGATTTTATGATTGCTATTCTGGCTGTTGCGGCTGTTGTTGCAGCGCTGACCGGTGAGGTTGTTGATGCGATCTTTATTTTGCTGGTTGTTGTCCTGAATGCGATTTTCGGCGTTTTTCAGGAATCCAAAGCAGAAGATGCGATTGAAGCTTTAAAACAAATGTCGACTCCCAATGCCAATGTCTTGCGTGATGGCAAAGTGCTTTCTGTGCCGGCAACTGATCTGGTGGTCGGAGATATTGTGCTTTTGGAAGCTGGTGATATTATCCCGGCCGATCTGCGACTGATAGATGTCAGCTCGCTCAAGATTGAAGAAGCCGCCCTAACTGGTGAATCAGTTGCAGTTGAGAAAAGCGCAGGTGTCTTGCGGGCTAAGAATCCGGGTCTTGGCGACCGGCACAATATGGCCTTTATGAACACAAATGCGACTTACGGCCGTGCGACTGGTATCGTGGTCGCAACAGGAATGCAGACTGAGGTCGGCCACATTGCTAATATGCTGGAGCAGACCGAAGAGACGGCAACGCCTTTACAAATGAATTTGAAGCAGTTGGGAAAAACGCTGACTTACCTGATTCTTGTGATTTCGCTGATTGTGTTTGTCATCGGCATGTTAAAAGGTGCCGAGAACTTCATCAATATGCTGTTAACGGCGATCAGTATTGCTGTCGCAGCTATTCCAGAAGGCCTGCCGGCGATTGTGACGATTACGCTGGCTTTGGGTACGGGACGTTTGGCCAAGAAAAATGCTTTGATGCGTCGTTTGGCAGCTGTTGAGACACTGGGCTCCACGCAGATAATCGGATCTGATAAGACTGGTACCTTGACTCAAAACAAGATGACCGTCGAAAAGTATGTCGTAGACAATCAAGTCTATGATGCTGAGCGAAGCATCGAAGGGGATGCAACAGCCGAACGTCTAGCTGTTGTGATGGCTTTGAATAACGATACGAAGCGTACAGAAGAGGGCCTGATTGGCGATCCAACCGAGACGGCTTTGATTACCTTTAATGAGAAACAAAACCAGGATCTGGATAGTCTTTTTGACAGAATGGGCCGTGTGGCAGAGATTCCGTTTGATTCGGAACGCAAGCTCATGACGACTGTTAATAATCATCACGGCAAGTATCTGATTACCGTGAAAGGTGCGCCGGATGAATTGCTGCGACGGACATCTCAAATTGAGATTAAGGGTAAAATTCAGCCTCTGACTGAAGAGAATCGCCAGCAGCTGCTGGAAATTAACCATGAATTGGCTCAGCAGGCACTACGTGTTCTGGCATTCGCCTTTCAAAATAGCGATGAAGTGCCGGGTAAAATGACCAGCAAACTTGTTGAGCAGAACCTCGTCTTTGCAGGGTTTGTAGCCATGATTGATCCGGAACGTCCGGAAGTCGCACAAGCTGTTAAAGAAGCACGACAGGCAGGAATCCGGCCAATCATGATTACGGGTGACCATCGTGATACGGCGGCTGCGATTGCAATTCGTTTGGGCATTTTAACTAAAGAGCAGGGACCGCAGGCTGTTATTACGGGTGCCGAACTGGATAAAATATCTGATGAGGATTTCAATGACCGCGTGACACAGTACAGTGTCTATGCGCGTGTTGCACCGGAACACAAGGTTAGAATCGTCCATGCATGGCAAAAACGCGATAAGATCGTTGCGATGACCGGGGATGGTGTCAATGATGCACCGGCTTTGAAAACGGCTGATATCGGTGTTGCCATGGGTATTACGGGAACCGAAGTTTCCAAAGGTGCTTCCGATATGGTCTTGGCGGATGATAATTTCGCCACTATCGTTAATGCTGTTAAAGAGGGCCGTACTGTATTTGCGAATATTCAAAAAGCACTCCAGTATTTGTTATCATCTAATTTGGCAGAGGTTATGACCCTGTTTGTTATGACGATTATGGGCTGGAATTTGTTCGTGCCTGTCATGATTCTGTGGATTAATTTGGTAACGGACACATTTCCGGCGATTGCTTTGGGTTTGGAACCGACTGAACCTGGCATTATGCAGCGCCCGCCACGCGGTAAATCATCTAGTTTCTTATCAGATGGTGTCGGGCCGGCGATTGTCTGGCAAGGAATCATTCAATCCCTAACCGTGCTGAGTGTTTATGCTTTGGCCGTTGCTTTTCCTGATCATCCGGGAAGCCAGATGTTGATTCACCGCGATGCTTTGACCATGTCATTTATGACGTTGGGTCTGATGCAGCTAGTCAATGCCTTTAACGTTAAGTCAGTTTATCAGTCGATTTTAAGGGTTGGCCCATTTAAGAACAAATATTTCAATGGCGCCATCTTGATCAGCTTGTTATCAATGGCGATTGTGGTTTTGGTTCCAGGCCTGAATGGTATTTTCCATGTATCCGATCTGAATTTGCACCAATGGTCGATTGTTCTGGCCGCCTCCTTCTCGATCATCGTGGTCGTGGAAATTGTCAAATTATGCCAGCGAAAGTTTTTTAAGAAGATATAA
- a CDS encoding SprT family protein, with protein sequence MTEINQIDLQALAERLSLTYFKMPFQHQVRFNSRLRSTGGRVVFPRRGSRILEAEIYMEVNPKLSNEQLPGIIKHELAHYMIYLQKGLHHENDRDFQRLLVKVAAPKYSPLVSVHKSAYLYRCQGTQHHEFKRSRKVDIRRMRCGIDGSRLMLVSEYHAK encoded by the coding sequence TTGACAGAAATCAATCAGATAGACTTGCAGGCGCTCGCAGAGCGCCTTTCGCTTACATATTTTAAAATGCCATTTCAGCATCAAGTACGTTTCAATTCCCGATTGCGCTCGACGGGCGGCCGAGTCGTGTTTCCAAGGCGCGGATCGCGTATTTTAGAAGCAGAGATTTACATGGAAGTTAATCCAAAATTATCTAATGAACAGCTTCCCGGCATCATTAAACATGAACTGGCACATTACATGATTTATCTCCAGAAGGGCCTGCATCATGAAAATGACCGTGATTTTCAGCGTTTATTAGTCAAAGTCGCGGCGCCAAAATACTCGCCCTTGGTGTCTGTACATAAATCAGCCTATTTGTATCGCTGCCAGGGCACACAGCATCATGAATTCAAGCGCAGCCGTAAAGTCGATATCAGACGTATGCGTTGCGGAATTGACGGCAGCCGCCTCATGCTAGTTTCCGAATATCATGCTAAATAA
- the hpf gene encoding ribosome hibernation-promoting factor, HPF/YfiA family: protein MIDYQIRGENISTTEAIENYIKMRLEKLNNYIDANNNPIAHVNLRKYNEKTFKVEVTMPLPFLTLRAEETQSDFYSAVDLVSAKLLRQIRKFKTRVNRKSREKGFKGIDFNEQVDPLVPEEAEDKKLEVIRRKTLSLKPMDLEEAALQMEMLDHDFFLFLNADTNQLDIIYKRDDGKYGLIETENVESSK from the coding sequence ATGATTGATTATCAAATTCGTGGTGAGAATATTAGCACAACAGAAGCAATTGAGAACTATATCAAGATGCGTTTGGAAAAACTGAATAACTACATTGATGCCAACAATAATCCGATTGCGCACGTCAATCTGCGTAAATACAACGAAAAGACTTTTAAAGTCGAAGTTACCATGCCGCTGCCTTTCTTGACCCTGCGTGCCGAGGAGACACAAAGTGATTTTTATAGTGCTGTCGACTTAGTTTCTGCCAAACTGCTGCGTCAAATTCGTAAGTTCAAAACGAGAGTCAATCGTAAATCTCGAGAAAAAGGTTTCAAGGGCATCGACTTCAATGAGCAGGTAGATCCTTTGGTTCCTGAAGAAGCTGAGGATAAGAAGCTGGAAGTTATCCGCCGCAAGACTTTGTCGCTGAAGCCGATGGATCTTGAAGAAGCAGCCCTCCAGATGGAAATGCTGGATCACGACTTCTTCCTCTTCTTAAATGCCGATACAAATCAGCTTGATATCATCTATAAAAGAGATGACGGCAAGTATGGTTTGATTGAGACAGAAAACGTTGAAAGCTCCAAGTAA